One genomic segment of Paraburkholderia phymatum STM815 includes these proteins:
- a CDS encoding ABC transporter substrate-binding protein: MAASVPTSFSMPMRSRRRVLRSLAAAPLAMATALTGARNARAADDATLVLGDQAGGTRALVEAAKVLDGAPYAYRWANFQGAAPLFEAQRAGSVDLAPAGDLPVLAAAVGDPTLKIVATRIGSGAQLGILVGPNSTIRTVADLKGRTVFVSSARGSISQFQLYGALAEAGLTKDDVTVRFILPVDAFAAFASGAIEVWATFDPYYGIAAQHGGRILRDGSGINSGLGFITASGASLSDPRKRAAIADVLVRYQRAGDWALANPDAYAQIYASLTRSPLDAAKQITKRASLKQHFVTDADIATLQKVADRAHRDAILPRRIDVRAISETHLAST; this comes from the coding sequence ATGGCCGCTTCTGTTCCAACATCTTTTTCAATGCCGATGCGGTCGCGCCGGCGTGTGCTGCGTTCGCTCGCTGCGGCGCCGCTCGCGATGGCGACCGCGTTGACGGGCGCACGCAATGCGCGCGCAGCGGATGACGCGACCCTCGTACTCGGCGATCAGGCGGGCGGGACACGGGCGCTCGTCGAAGCGGCCAAGGTGCTCGACGGCGCACCCTACGCTTACCGCTGGGCGAACTTCCAGGGCGCGGCGCCGTTGTTCGAAGCGCAGCGTGCAGGCTCCGTCGATCTCGCGCCAGCCGGCGACCTGCCCGTTCTGGCAGCGGCCGTCGGCGACCCGACGCTGAAGATCGTGGCGACCCGGATCGGCTCGGGCGCGCAACTGGGCATTCTGGTCGGACCGAATTCGACCATTCGCACCGTCGCTGACCTGAAGGGCCGCACGGTATTCGTTTCGTCGGCGCGCGGCAGCATTTCGCAGTTCCAGTTGTACGGTGCACTTGCCGAAGCGGGACTCACGAAAGACGACGTGACGGTGCGTTTCATCCTCCCCGTCGATGCATTTGCGGCCTTCGCATCGGGTGCGATCGAAGTCTGGGCGACGTTCGATCCGTACTACGGTATCGCCGCCCAACATGGCGGCCGCATCCTGCGCGACGGCTCCGGCATCAATAGCGGATTGGGGTTCATCACCGCTTCGGGCGCGTCGTTGAGCGACCCGCGCAAGCGTGCGGCCATTGCCGACGTGCTGGTTCGCTATCAGCGCGCGGGCGACTGGGCACTGGCGAATCCCGACGCGTACGCGCAAATCTACGCATCGCTCACACGCTCGCCACTCGACGCCGCGAAGCAGATCACGAAGCGCGCGTCGCTGAAGCAGCATTTCGTCACCGACGCGGACATCGCGACGCTGCAGAAAGTCGCGGACCGCGCACATCGGGATGCGATCTTGCCGCGCCGCATCGACGTTCGCGCGATTTCCGAGACGCATCTTGCCAGCACATGA
- a CDS encoding aliphatic sulfonate ABC transporter substrate-binding protein, with amino-acid sequence MFSPARRRLLIRASVLGAAAAAPGLGFASTATLRIGYQKSSTLIAVLKARGTLESVLAPLGVNISWSEFASGLPLTEALNAEAVDFTADVADTVPIFAQAASARFVYVAQEAPSPGAQAILVKRDGAPRSVGDLRGKDIAVTKAAGSHYLLLAALAKAGVPASATRIHYLPPADGRAAFERGSVDAWVTWDPYVASVDQNPDVRVLADGKGLASYQRYYLASSRFASERPDVIAVLFHQLRDTGAWVRTSPQEAARLLAPVWGLDVATIARANARRSYLVRAVDRAHFSEQQQIADTFLHAGLLPAPVNTSIATRWDFEQKRAVTIGA; translated from the coding sequence ATGTTCTCTCCCGCACGACGCCGCTTGTTGATTCGCGCCTCCGTGCTCGGCGCCGCGGCAGCGGCACCCGGCCTCGGGTTTGCTTCCACGGCAACCTTGCGCATCGGTTATCAGAAATCGTCGACGTTGATTGCGGTCCTGAAAGCGCGCGGGACGCTCGAATCGGTGCTCGCGCCGCTCGGCGTCAACATCAGCTGGAGCGAGTTCGCAAGCGGGCTGCCGCTGACGGAAGCACTGAACGCCGAGGCTGTCGACTTCACCGCCGACGTCGCCGACACTGTGCCGATTTTTGCGCAGGCTGCCAGCGCGCGCTTCGTCTATGTCGCGCAGGAAGCGCCGTCACCGGGCGCGCAAGCGATCCTCGTGAAACGCGACGGCGCGCCGCGCTCGGTCGGCGATCTGCGTGGCAAAGACATCGCCGTGACCAAGGCGGCGGGCAGTCACTACCTGCTGCTGGCCGCCCTGGCAAAAGCAGGCGTGCCGGCGTCGGCGACACGCATTCACTACCTCCCCCCCGCCGATGGGCGCGCAGCGTTCGAGCGTGGCAGTGTCGATGCGTGGGTCACCTGGGACCCATATGTCGCGTCCGTCGACCAGAATCCGGACGTGCGAGTTCTCGCGGACGGCAAAGGTCTCGCGTCGTACCAACGTTATTACCTGGCATCGAGCCGGTTTGCCTCGGAGCGTCCCGACGTGATCGCGGTGCTGTTCCATCAGCTGCGCGATACGGGGGCGTGGGTCCGCACGTCGCCGCAGGAGGCGGCGCGTTTGCTCGCGCCTGTCTGGGGCCTCGATGTCGCGACGATCGCGCGCGCCAATGCGCGGCGGAGCTACCTCGTCCGCGCGGTGGACCGTGCGCATTTCAGCGAGCAGCAACAGATAGCCGACACCTTTCTGCATGCGGGCCTTTTGCCCGCGCCCGTGAATACGTCGATCGCCACGCGCTGGGACTTCGAGCAAAAACGCGCCGTCACGATCGGTGCGTGA